A single window of Bacteroidota bacterium DNA harbors:
- a CDS encoding peptidoglycan DD-metalloendopeptidase family protein: MAPRKKPKIVYIDDTPEEEIVERTPAVIVPVEPEVAPSQRVAKAKSSLQRPSLILSIAFGLLVLSVSAAFIFIPVKKPKQLQENAEAKPVPVMPIECLGIAPRIDWGHSQEKLECQKGVFEEGQSIGDLLTAQNVDYRQVLQVMEAAKSKQIPDIRLGSRYYLIFSPKIPQQPVMFVYEPDPATFVFMNLHGTPEVYVHGRAVLSHKNAQKTVVIKTSLADEMFNMDSGLLLTRKLEAAVKWKVDLFHLAPGDRFQLLYEETQFEGNLAEVGELLAVSYRQNGEEGFAFSFGDELGEGFYDFEGRPMKSGFLMAPLEYGRISSGYDLNRVDPIKRNGEIRAHLGTDYAAPEGTPILAVGDGTVLNAENKGGNGNYVKLFHTDSIQTQYLHMSAFAEGIVPGAEVRQGQVIGYVGSTGRSTGPHVCFRYWKNGVQVDHRKERTFGAAIGLHDENLTRFVARRDSLLAMMTAL, translated from the coding sequence ATGGCCCCAAGAAAAAAGCCGAAGATTGTTTACATCGACGATACCCCGGAAGAGGAGATTGTCGAGCGGACGCCTGCGGTTATCGTTCCCGTAGAACCGGAGGTGGCACCTTCGCAGCGGGTGGCCAAGGCAAAAAGCAGTCTGCAACGGCCTAGCCTGATTTTGTCGATTGCTTTTGGATTGTTGGTGCTTTCTGTTTCTGCGGCCTTCATTTTCATTCCGGTGAAAAAGCCGAAACAGCTTCAGGAAAATGCCGAGGCCAAACCGGTTCCTGTCATGCCCATCGAATGTTTGGGCATCGCCCCAAGGATCGATTGGGGACATTCGCAGGAAAAATTGGAATGCCAAAAGGGCGTTTTTGAAGAGGGACAATCCATCGGGGATTTGCTCACCGCCCAAAATGTCGACTACCGGCAGGTTTTGCAGGTGATGGAAGCAGCAAAATCCAAGCAAATTCCAGACATTCGGTTGGGTTCAAGGTATTATCTGATCTTTTCCCCGAAGATTCCGCAGCAGCCGGTCATGTTTGTCTATGAGCCTGATCCTGCCACATTTGTGTTTATGAATTTGCATGGCACGCCCGAAGTGTATGTCCATGGCAGGGCAGTGCTGAGCCACAAAAACGCCCAGAAAACCGTGGTGATCAAGACCAGTCTCGCTGACGAAATGTTCAACATGGATTCCGGATTGTTGCTCACGCGCAAGCTTGAAGCAGCCGTGAAATGGAAGGTGGACTTGTTTCACCTGGCACCCGGAGACCGGTTCCAACTTTTGTATGAAGAAACCCAATTTGAGGGAAACCTTGCGGAAGTCGGCGAACTGCTCGCAGTCAGCTACCGGCAAAATGGCGAGGAAGGATTTGCTTTTTCCTTCGGAGATGAACTGGGTGAAGGATTTTATGACTTTGAAGGCCGCCCGATGAAGTCTGGATTTTTGATGGCCCCCTTGGAATACGGCCGCATTTCGTCGGGATATGACCTCAACCGCGTGGACCCGATCAAACGCAACGGCGAAATTCGGGCACACCTGGGAACCGATTATGCAGCGCCCGAAGGCACCCCGATTTTGGCGGTCGGCGACGGCACCGTTCTCAATGCCGAAAACAAGGGCGGAAATGGCAATTATGTGAAGTTGTTTCATACCGATTCGATCCAAACACAATACCTGCACATGTCGGCCTTTGCCGAGGGCATTGTTCCCGGGGCTGAGGTGCGGCAGGGGCAAGTGATTGGTTATGTGGGAAGTACGGGCAGGTCCACGGGTCCGCACGTCTGCTTTAGGTATTGGAAAAACGGCGTGCAGGTCGACCATCGCAAAGAACGGACGTTTGGGGCCGCCATCGGATTGCACGATGAAAACTTGACCCGATTTGTCGCACGCCGTGACTCGCTGTTGGCCATGATGACGGCCCTATGA
- a CDS encoding ThiF family adenylyltransferase — MSLSDQIFEQVPQWDQDKVRNARVLVVGAGALGNEVLKNLALLNVRQIAIMDFDHVESGNLSRSVLYRASDAMQGRPKAIAAAERLLEINPDLEILVQLGDVAIDLSLGLLAHVDVIIGCVDNRLARLYLNRLAWRAGKPWVDGGILNLSGQVAAYVPGQSCYECGLSSMAWADIRQRLGCTDMARRYAMSGRATTTPIAASIIGAIQVQEALKFVMQQENHSLAGRMFSYEGSQNHAAYYEQRPLKSECESHYPALETHSTPLSANTTVDEALTWFKSELRMTKPCILLDHSVATRLTSMQSGRGMDVILPLPHFSDRLAKEFEAELGLQIAVPKGALIEELREGDGFGDRRLSDFGIPVGHVLRVGRGEERKWIALDGDAPLFAFGKGIKHLPHRWWEFGPAEIQQKRGND; from the coding sequence ATGAGCCTTTCAGACCAAATTTTTGAGCAGGTCCCGCAGTGGGATCAGGACAAAGTTCGCAACGCCAGGGTTTTGGTGGTGGGCGCCGGAGCTTTGGGCAACGAAGTCCTCAAAAATCTGGCCTTGCTCAATGTCAGACAAATTGCGATCATGGATTTTGACCATGTGGAGTCTGGAAATCTCTCCCGCAGCGTGTTGTACCGCGCTTCGGATGCCATGCAGGGCCGTCCAAAGGCGATTGCTGCAGCAGAACGCCTGCTCGAAATCAATCCTGACCTTGAAATTTTGGTCCAATTGGGCGACGTAGCCATTGACCTTTCCTTGGGTTTGCTGGCGCATGTCGATGTGATCATTGGTTGCGTGGACAACCGGTTGGCGCGGCTATACCTCAATCGCTTGGCTTGGCGGGCGGGGAAACCCTGGGTCGACGGAGGCATTTTGAACCTCTCGGGGCAGGTTGCGGCTTACGTGCCGGGGCAGTCTTGCTACGAATGCGGATTGTCGTCGATGGCCTGGGCTGACATTCGGCAGCGGCTGGGTTGCACGGATATGGCGCGACGGTATGCCATGAGCGGTCGCGCGACCACAACGCCCATCGCGGCGTCGATCATTGGCGCCATTCAAGTGCAGGAAGCCTTGAAATTCGTGATGCAACAGGAAAACCATTCGCTTGCAGGCAGAATGTTTTCCTACGAAGGCAGTCAAAACCATGCAGCCTACTATGAACAGCGCCCTTTAAAATCCGAATGCGAAAGCCACTATCCTGCCTTGGAAACCCATTCGACGCCGTTGTCTGCCAACACTACGGTCGATGAAGCGCTGACTTGGTTCAAATCTGAACTCCGCATGACAAAACCCTGCATTTTGTTGGATCATAGCGTGGCGACGCGCCTGACTTCGATGCAATCGGGGAGGGGAATGGATGTGATTTTGCCGCTGCCACATTTCTCTGACCGGCTCGCCAAGGAATTTGAGGCCGAATTGGGACTGCAAATTGCGGTTCCTAAAGGCGCGCTGATCGAGGAATTGCGCGAAGGTGACGGATTTGGCGACCGAAGGCTCAGTGATTTTGGCATTCCCGTTGGGCATGTTTTGCGGGTCGGGCGGGGCGAGGAACGCAAATGGATTGCTTTGGATGGAGACGCGCCATTGTTTGCCTTTGGCAAGGGAATCAAGCATTTACCCCATCGGTGGTGGGAGTTTGGTCCGGCAGAGATTCAACAAAAGCGCGGCAACGATTGA
- a CDS encoding ATP-binding protein, whose product MAKAVAESNSLTALEANARTLRAEMEWLKLSLDTRINLYFGQPSPYQSIWDIVPPDLDEYPSVYSKFVRKFNMSLNDRLVVLLSLAPHIAPQLLDCLFVRNEVNGQIFTEFGGLKGNVHRGFLPTCETAVFLLAANDLTRRFQIMELFDEDYYLLKQKILILDNDRNKEPDMSAPLQMGKEFLSYLTTGAPFKPVFGSEFPAQRINTRLDWEDLVLEKESYDRIQEILNWIHYQKLILDDWGLGKVLKRGYRSLFYGPPGTGKTLTASLLGKTAGLDVYRVDISKVVSKYIGETEKNLGNIFDYAENKNWILFFDEADALFGKRTATSDSKDRYANQEVAYLLQRIEDFPGTVLLSTNLRSNIDPAFMRRFQSLVHFPVPSAPQRLRLWRQAFEKAPVEESIDFKMLAKEYKISGGMIINVLRFCALAAVAREVPMIYEEDVVEGIRAEYRKEGKTV is encoded by the coding sequence ATGGCGAAGGCAGTTGCAGAGTCTAATTCATTAACGGCCCTGGAGGCCAATGCGCGCACACTGCGTGCAGAAATGGAATGGTTGAAATTGTCGCTTGACACGCGCATCAACCTGTATTTTGGGCAACCTTCGCCCTATCAGTCCATCTGGGACATCGTGCCGCCCGACTTGGATGAATACCCCTCGGTCTATTCCAAGTTTGTCAGGAAATTTAATATGTCGCTCAACGACCGTTTGGTCGTCTTGCTGTCCCTCGCGCCGCATATCGCCCCGCAACTTCTGGATTGCCTTTTTGTGCGCAACGAAGTCAACGGACAGATTTTTACCGAATTCGGGGGACTCAAGGGCAACGTTCACCGGGGATTCCTGCCTACCTGCGAAACGGCAGTTTTCTTGCTCGCCGCCAATGACTTGACGCGACGCTTTCAGATCATGGAGTTGTTTGACGAGGACTATTACCTGCTCAAACAGAAAATTCTCATTCTGGACAACGACCGCAACAAGGAGCCTGACATGAGTGCGCCCCTTCAAATGGGCAAGGAATTCTTGAGCTACCTGACCACCGGCGCACCCTTCAAACCTGTATTCGGCAGCGAATTTCCCGCTCAACGTATCAATACGCGCCTGGATTGGGAAGACCTTGTGCTCGAAAAGGAAAGTTATGACCGCATCCAGGAAATCCTGAACTGGATCCATTACCAAAAATTGATCCTCGATGACTGGGGCCTCGGCAAAGTGCTCAAGCGCGGCTACCGTAGCCTTTTTTACGGTCCTCCAGGAACGGGTAAGACCTTGACAGCGAGCTTGCTCGGAAAAACTGCCGGACTCGACGTGTACCGCGTCGACATTTCCAAAGTCGTGAGCAAGTACATCGGTGAAACCGAAAAAAACCTCGGCAACATCTTTGACTACGCCGAAAACAAAAACTGGATCCTGTTTTTTGACGAGGCGGATGCCTTGTTTGGAAAACGTACGGCAACAAGCGATTCCAAAGACCGCTACGCCAACCAGGAAGTGGCCTATTTGCTGCAACGCATCGAGGATTTCCCTGGAACGGTGCTTTTGAGCACGAACTTGCGCTCCAACATTGACCCGGCGTTTATGCGGCGTTTTCAATCGTTGGTGCATTTTCCTGTGCCAAGTGCACCGCAGCGCCTTCGCTTGTGGCGGCAAGCCTTTGAAAAGGCACCCGTCGAGGAATCCATCGACTTCAAGATGCTCGCCAAGGAATACAAGATTTCGGGTGGTATGATCATCAACGTGTTGCGGTTTTGCGCACTTGCAGCCGTGGCGCGTGAAGTTCCCATGATTTACGAAGAGGATGTCGTCGAAGGCATTCGCGCTGAATACCGCAAAGAAGGCAAGACTGTTTAA